In one window of Nicotiana tabacum cultivar K326 chromosome 12, ASM71507v2, whole genome shotgun sequence DNA:
- the LOC142166984 gene encoding uncharacterized protein LOC142166984: protein MKMLFYLTTLSLQRFIKEDPPVMAENTPDDERLVVTKAWKHSDFLCKNYILSCLEDGLYNVYSVMETSKALWNALEKKYMTEDARLKKFVAARFLDFKMIDTRSVITQVQELQVIVHDLLAEVTWKLDNDGANVVEEAPQNKKRKKASGPNNYPSKKKFKGNCHNCGRSGHKDMDCRAPKNDKKKKNQANMVEDEMEDLCAILSECNLVGNPKEW, encoded by the exons ATGAAGATGCTCTTCTATCTTACTACGTTGAGTTTGCAACGTTTCATCAAGGAGGATCCTCCGGTCATGGCTGAGAATACTCCGGATGATGAACGACTTGTTGTAACTAAAGCATGGAAACATTCTGATTTCTTGTGCAAAAACTACATATTGAGTTGTTTGGAAGATGGCTTGTACAATGTCTATAGtgtcatggaaacttcaaaagcgTTATGGaatgcacttgagaagaagtacatgACTGAGGATGCCAGACTTAAGAAGTTCGTGGCTGcaaggtttttggatttcaagatgattgaCACTAGGTCAGTCATAACCCAAGTCCAAGAATTACAAGTCATTGTGCATGACCTCCTCGCTGAAG TCACATGGAAACTCGACAATGATGGGGCAAACGTTGTTGAGGAGGcgccacaaaataagaagaggaagaaggcttccggACCAAATAATTACCCAAGCAAGAAAAAGTTCAAGGGTAATTGCCACAACTGTGGAAGATCTGGGCATAAGGACATGGATTGTCGTGCGCCCAAGaatgataagaagaaaaagaatcaagctAACATGGTTGAAGATGAAATGGAGGACTTATGTGCCATATTGTCTGAATGCAATTTGGTAGGAAATCCAAAAGAATGGTAG